The following are encoded together in the Aciduricibacillus chroicocephali genome:
- a CDS encoding organic hydroperoxide resistance protein → MGKVFFTSKATAKNGRDGHVKSDDGLIDFDLVNPLSKRDVKGSNPEQLFAAAYSACFDGALNKVAKKKSLTIDSETTAEIGFLEDDADSGFKIQADLYVEINGVSPEQAEELVEAAHQVCPYSKATRGNIEVKLHPIAK, encoded by the coding sequence ATGGGAAAAGTGTTCTTTACATCAAAAGCAACTGCGAAAAATGGACGTGATGGCCATGTTAAATCTGACGATGGTTTAATTGATTTTGATTTAGTGAACCCCCTTAGTAAACGTGATGTTAAAGGTTCAAATCCGGAGCAATTGTTTGCAGCTGCCTATTCCGCTTGCTTTGATGGTGCGCTGAATAAAGTTGCAAAGAAGAAGAGCCTTACAATAGACTCGGAAACAACAGCTGAAATTGGATTTCTCGAAGATGATGCAGATAGTGGTTTTAAGATCCAGGCAGATTTATATGTAGAGATTAATGGAGTGAGCCCAGAACAGGCAGAAGAACTTGTAGAGGCGGCTCATCAAGTATGTCCTTATTCAAAAGCAACACGTGGTAATATTGAAGTCAAACTTCATCCAATTGCAAAATAA
- a CDS encoding Rqc2 family fibronectin-binding protein — protein MPFDGIVTRAVTGELAEMLTGGRINKIYQPSPTEIVLQIRAKGKNRNMVVSVHSNYARLHLTGDKFANPQEPPMFCMVLRKHLTGAVIQEIRQFGMERIVTMEMQARNEIGDISTRQLNIEIMGKHSNIMLVDADKNNIIDSIKHISSAQNRVRSILPGQPYVLPPAQEKVNPLELDGEGFIRLIDFNQGRIDKQIVSNLTGFSTVIAKELVSRAGLGERSNYERAFLEMKQQIEEGNLDPSTYINGDKEDFHVLNLTSVKGEKETFADVQTMLDQFYSGKAQRDRVRQQAKDLHRFLKTEKEKNERKLVKQENTIQKSEDAEKYQRLGELLTAHLHLVKQGDRSVEVTDYYDPEQKKVTIELNQQKSPSDNAQSYYKTYQKLKHSKVHMETEMKKTKAEIDYLDSLLQQIDSARVEDLEEIREELLQEGYLKKKTTTKQKNKSQKPEPEQFAASDGTVIFVGKNNKQNDHLTNRIARRDEIWLHTKDIPGSHVIIRSEDPSETTILEAAQLAAWFSKSRESSSVPVDYTKVRHVKKPSGAKPGFVTYDNQKTVFVTPEERKIREMKEAGRS, from the coding sequence ATGCCATTTGATGGAATCGTAACAAGAGCTGTTACCGGAGAACTTGCAGAAATGCTAACCGGGGGCAGAATTAATAAAATATACCAGCCTTCTCCTACAGAAATTGTTCTGCAAATCAGGGCAAAAGGCAAGAACCGAAACATGGTCGTATCTGTTCATTCGAATTATGCGCGGCTTCACTTGACAGGTGACAAATTTGCCAATCCTCAAGAACCACCGATGTTTTGCATGGTGTTGCGCAAGCATCTTACTGGTGCTGTTATTCAGGAAATCCGTCAATTCGGAATGGAACGTATTGTCACCATGGAAATGCAAGCCCGTAATGAAATAGGAGACATTTCGACCAGGCAGCTTAATATAGAAATCATGGGCAAACATAGCAATATTATGCTTGTCGATGCTGATAAGAACAACATCATTGACAGCATAAAACATATTTCCAGTGCACAGAATCGGGTTCGTTCCATTTTACCTGGCCAGCCCTATGTACTTCCACCTGCCCAGGAAAAAGTAAATCCGCTCGAACTGGATGGCGAAGGATTTATCCGCCTCATTGACTTTAACCAGGGGCGAATCGACAAACAGATCGTGAGCAATCTGACTGGTTTCTCGACTGTGATCGCCAAAGAGCTCGTCTCACGAGCAGGTCTTGGAGAGAGAAGTAATTATGAACGTGCATTTCTGGAAATGAAACAGCAAATTGAAGAAGGCAATCTTGACCCGTCCACTTATATAAACGGGGATAAAGAAGATTTTCACGTTTTAAATCTTACGTCAGTTAAAGGTGAAAAAGAAACTTTTGCGGATGTACAGACAATGCTAGACCAATTTTATTCCGGTAAAGCTCAACGTGACCGGGTTCGTCAGCAGGCCAAAGATTTGCATCGTTTCCTTAAAACAGAGAAAGAAAAGAACGAACGTAAGCTTGTAAAACAGGAGAACACAATACAAAAGTCAGAGGACGCAGAGAAATATCAACGTCTCGGTGAACTGTTGACAGCGCATCTCCATCTCGTAAAACAAGGAGATAGATCAGTTGAGGTGACTGACTATTATGATCCTGAACAAAAAAAGGTGACTATTGAACTCAATCAACAAAAGAGTCCAAGTGATAACGCTCAAAGTTATTATAAAACCTACCAAAAGCTAAAACATTCAAAAGTTCATATGGAAACCGAAATGAAAAAGACGAAGGCAGAAATCGATTATCTCGATTCCTTGCTTCAGCAAATAGACAGTGCGCGTGTTGAAGATCTTGAGGAAATACGTGAGGAATTGCTGCAAGAAGGCTATTTGAAGAAAAAAACTACGACAAAACAAAAGAACAAGTCACAAAAACCGGAGCCAGAACAGTTCGCTGCTTCAGATGGCACAGTAATTTTTGTAGGTAAAAACAATAAACAGAATGATCACCTTACAAACCGGATTGCCCGCCGAGATGAAATCTGGCTGCATACAAAAGATATACCAGGCTCCCATGTTATCATCCGCTCTGAAGATCCGAGTGAAACAACAATCCTGGAAGCAGCTCAACTCGCAGCTTGGTTTAGTAAGTCCCGTGAATCTTCTTCTGTTCCTGTAGATTACACAAAAGTTCGACACGTTAAGAAACCGAGTGGTGCGAAGCCTGGTTTTGTAACCTACGATAATCAAAAAACAGTGTTTGTAACACCTGAAGAAAGAAAAATTAGAGAAATGAAAGAAGCTGGCAGGAGCTAA
- a CDS encoding calcium-translocating P-type ATPase, SERCA-type produces the protein MNWYQLGKAEVEKKLACDVQKGLADKEAEKRGMKFGPNVLSSEKQTSRWLIFLKQFQDFMVIVLLAATLISGLLGEYVDAIAIMVIVFVNGLIGYFQEQKAEKSLEKLKELAAPVATVLREGAWEQIPSKNLVPGDVVKLSSGDRIVADMRIIETKGLETEESALTGESLPVLKSDQAIRTVGLEAQDQTNMAFMGTLVTKGSGKAIVTSTGMDTVMGQIATLMSTAKKTATPLEYKLAELGKILIAVALGLTVLVVVLGIVQGHPVYNMFLAGVSLAVAAIPEGLPAIVTVALSLGVQRMIRKKAIVRKLSAVETLGCASVICSDKTGTLTENRMTVKELYLNDRQFSVTGDGYDLAGKFLDSSGRDVSSSPNLEAMLLYGSICNNAELQVKKGKHLVSGDPTDGALLIAARKAGIDYKAAEMYKTIREYPFDSDRKRMSVIVEGPEKERILIVKGAPDVLLPRCSFQLGERGKELLKEPQRVGQAIDQMASRALRTLAIAVKPLPEGQLGEASMLEKDLTFIGLYGMIDPPRKEVAGAVKECREAGIKTVMITGDHELTAKAIAEQIGILPSGGKVVSGKELNEMTEKQLATVIDDVYVFARVTPAHKLKIVNAFQDKGHIVAMTGDGVNDAPAIKASDIGISMGITGTDVTKEASSLVLMDDNFATIKSAIHEGRNIYENIRKFIRYLLASNVGEILVMLFAILLSMPLPLVPVQILWVNLVTDGLPAIALGLDQPEGDVMKKKPRNPREGIFSRGLGFKIISRGILIGIVTLIAFIISYQNNPDQLTYARTVAFATLVMAQLIHVFDCRSDHSVFARNPLQNVYLVFAVISSVALLAVVIYWQPLQPIFHTMELGLREWLLILGCAALPTALFGFTKK, from the coding sequence GTGAATTGGTACCAGCTTGGGAAAGCAGAGGTGGAGAAGAAACTCGCCTGTGATGTTCAAAAAGGGCTCGCTGACAAGGAAGCTGAAAAACGAGGCATGAAATTCGGGCCAAACGTTTTGAGCAGCGAGAAGCAGACTTCTAGATGGCTCATATTTCTGAAACAATTTCAGGATTTTATGGTCATCGTCCTTTTGGCGGCGACGCTCATATCTGGCTTGCTAGGGGAGTATGTAGACGCGATCGCAATCATGGTCATCGTCTTTGTAAACGGATTAATTGGCTATTTTCAGGAGCAGAAAGCCGAAAAGTCCCTAGAAAAGTTGAAAGAGCTTGCGGCTCCGGTCGCTACCGTTCTACGGGAAGGGGCCTGGGAACAGATTCCATCAAAAAACCTTGTGCCTGGTGATGTTGTGAAGCTTTCAAGCGGTGATAGAATTGTCGCTGATATGCGCATCATCGAGACAAAAGGACTCGAAACCGAAGAATCTGCTCTTACAGGAGAATCGCTTCCTGTACTGAAGAGTGATCAAGCAATTCGAACGGTTGGTCTTGAAGCGCAAGATCAGACGAATATGGCGTTTATGGGCACGCTCGTTACGAAAGGATCCGGAAAAGCGATTGTTACATCAACTGGAATGGACACAGTGATGGGCCAAATCGCCACATTAATGTCCACGGCAAAGAAGACTGCCACACCGCTTGAATACAAGCTGGCTGAGCTTGGAAAGATTCTTATAGCTGTAGCACTTGGCCTCACTGTACTTGTCGTAGTCCTGGGTATTGTTCAAGGGCATCCAGTTTATAATATGTTCCTTGCCGGGGTATCACTTGCCGTCGCCGCAATTCCAGAGGGGTTACCGGCAATTGTTACTGTAGCTTTGTCTCTAGGTGTTCAGAGAATGATTCGCAAAAAAGCAATTGTCCGTAAACTGTCTGCTGTCGAGACACTTGGTTGTGCCTCTGTCATTTGTTCGGACAAGACAGGAACACTTACGGAAAATCGCATGACAGTTAAGGAGCTTTACTTGAATGATCGCCAATTCTCTGTAACCGGGGATGGTTATGATCTTGCCGGGAAGTTCCTTGACTCAAGTGGACGTGACGTTAGTTCATCACCGAATTTGGAAGCGATGCTCCTATATGGTTCAATCTGTAATAATGCTGAGCTGCAAGTTAAAAAAGGGAAGCATTTGGTAAGCGGCGATCCGACTGATGGAGCATTGCTTATTGCAGCACGCAAAGCCGGTATTGATTACAAGGCTGCTGAAATGTATAAAACAATCCGGGAGTATCCTTTTGATTCAGATCGTAAAAGAATGAGTGTCATTGTAGAAGGTCCGGAGAAAGAGCGGATTCTTATTGTTAAAGGTGCGCCTGATGTGCTTCTCCCAAGATGTTCTTTCCAACTTGGAGAAAGAGGAAAAGAACTTCTGAAAGAACCGCAAAGAGTTGGACAGGCGATCGATCAAATGGCTTCGAGAGCGCTTCGCACATTGGCAATTGCTGTGAAACCTCTGCCTGAAGGACAGCTTGGAGAGGCTTCCATGCTTGAAAAAGATCTTACTTTCATCGGTCTGTACGGAATGATTGATCCGCCACGCAAAGAAGTAGCAGGAGCAGTCAAGGAATGCCGCGAAGCTGGTATTAAAACCGTCATGATAACAGGAGATCACGAACTGACTGCCAAGGCGATAGCTGAACAGATTGGCATTTTACCATCTGGTGGTAAAGTTGTCTCAGGCAAGGAATTGAATGAAATGACAGAGAAGCAACTTGCAACTGTTATTGATGATGTGTATGTTTTTGCCAGAGTCACACCTGCTCATAAATTGAAAATAGTAAATGCCTTCCAGGATAAAGGTCATATTGTCGCCATGACAGGAGATGGTGTAAACGATGCACCGGCAATAAAGGCGAGTGACATCGGAATTAGTATGGGTATCACAGGAACAGATGTAACAAAAGAAGCATCCTCGTTAGTTTTAATGGATGATAATTTCGCAACAATTAAATCTGCCATTCACGAGGGTCGGAATATTTATGAGAACATACGGAAGTTCATCCGTTACTTGCTTGCATCAAACGTCGGCGAAATTCTTGTAATGCTGTTTGCGATTTTGCTTTCCATGCCTCTACCGCTCGTTCCGGTTCAGATACTGTGGGTAAACCTTGTTACTGATGGATTGCCAGCTATTGCGCTAGGGCTTGACCAGCCTGAAGGTGACGTCATGAAGAAGAAACCGCGCAATCCTAGAGAAGGTATATTTTCCCGCGGACTCGGTTTTAAAATTATAAGCCGTGGGATTCTGATTGGGATTGTTACGCTAATCGCTTTCATAATCAGCTATCAGAACAACCCTGACCAGCTCACATACGCTCGTACTGTCGCATTTGCTACTCTTGTTATGGCGCAGTTGATACATGTATTCGATTGCCGCAGCGACCACTCAGTCTTTGCCCGTAATCCACTGCAAAACGTTTATCTCGTGTTTGCTGTGATCTCATCTGTTGCATTGCTAGCTGTCGTCATTTACTGGCAGCCGCTTCAGCCGATTTTCCATACAATGGAACTTGGTCTCAGAGAGTGGCTTCTAATTCTTGGCTGTGCGGCATTGCCAACTGCATTGTTCGGCTTCACGAAAAAATAA
- a CDS encoding dihydroorotate dehydrogenase: protein MDLSVKLPGLDMKNPILPASGCFGFGREFSNFYDLSKLGGITMKAATLHARYGNPTPRVAETASGMLNAIGLQNPGVAKIIQEEVPFLAQFDTKIMANIAGSTAEEYIEVAKSFNDTDDVHALELNISCPNVKEGGIQFGTDCMMAASITEQVKKASRHPVYVKLSPNVSNIGEMAKAVEAAGADGITMINTLTGMQIHLPSKRPLIANKTGGLSGPAIKPVAVRMIYEVKQQVNIPIIGMGGISTAEDVLEFLLAGASAVAVGTANFQNPCVCSEIIDELPQVLECYGFNSVQETIGKGIQ, encoded by the coding sequence ATCGACTTGTCAGTTAAACTTCCAGGATTAGATATGAAAAATCCAATTCTACCGGCATCTGGTTGTTTCGGATTTGGCAGGGAGTTCAGCAATTTTTATGATTTGTCCAAGCTCGGCGGTATTACGATGAAAGCAGCGACACTTCATGCCCGTTACGGTAATCCGACACCTCGTGTTGCCGAGACGGCTTCCGGTATGCTGAATGCTATCGGATTGCAAAACCCGGGAGTGGCCAAAATCATTCAGGAAGAAGTTCCTTTTCTTGCTCAGTTTGACACGAAGATTATGGCCAACATTGCTGGGAGCACAGCTGAGGAATATATTGAAGTAGCAAAAAGTTTCAATGATACGGATGATGTCCATGCCCTTGAGCTGAATATATCATGTCCGAACGTAAAAGAAGGCGGTATCCAGTTTGGAACGGATTGCATGATGGCAGCATCTATTACGGAACAGGTGAAAAAGGCAAGCCGCCATCCAGTTTATGTAAAGTTGTCTCCAAATGTATCTAATATTGGAGAGATGGCAAAAGCGGTGGAAGCAGCAGGAGCCGACGGGATTACGATGATCAATACGCTTACAGGAATGCAGATTCACTTGCCTTCCAAGCGTCCGTTGATTGCGAACAAAACTGGCGGGCTTTCGGGTCCGGCAATCAAGCCGGTAGCTGTGCGTATGATCTATGAAGTGAAACAGCAAGTGAATATCCCGATTATTGGAATGGGTGGCATTTCTACAGCTGAAGATGTATTGGAATTTCTATTGGCAGGGGCAAGTGCTGTTGCAGTAGGCACAGCTAATTTCCAAAATCCGTGTGTATGTTCAGAAATCATAGACGAGTTGCCACAAGTGCTTGAATGTTACGGGTTCAACAGTGTTCAGGAAACAATTGGAAAGGGGATCCAATAA
- the rpoZ gene encoding DNA-directed RNA polymerase subunit omega produces MLEPSIDALLEKIDSKYTLVTIAARRAREMSDVKNTLIEKPISHKVVGRALEEVNAGKLYIDHSKD; encoded by the coding sequence ATGCTGGAACCATCAATTGATGCTTTGCTTGAAAAGATTGATTCAAAATATACACTTGTTACAATAGCTGCAAGAAGAGCGAGAGAGATGAGCGACGTGAAGAACACTCTCATCGAGAAACCAATTTCGCATAAAGTCGTTGGCAGAGCACTTGAAGAAGTAAATGCCGGCAAATTGTATATTGATCATTCCAAAGATTGA
- the pyrE gene encoding orotate phosphoribosyltransferase → MASKHDIVKDLLDIKAVQIKTEGYFTWTSGLKSPIYCDNRLTMSYPAVRRKIAKAFAEKIKELGVKPDVIAGCATAGIPHAAWLAEELDLPMVYVRSKPKAHGKGNQIEGAVSAGQKAIVIEDLISTGGSSIESAKALQAEGVEVIQVMAIFTYGLDKAKNNFAEAGLDYSTISGFDQLIDLLVDEGEITTADKEKLLDWRSQL, encoded by the coding sequence ATGGCAAGTAAGCATGATATTGTAAAGGATCTTCTTGATATAAAAGCAGTGCAAATCAAAACAGAAGGCTACTTCACATGGACTTCAGGGTTAAAATCACCAATCTATTGTGACAACCGCCTAACAATGTCTTATCCGGCAGTCCGCCGTAAGATTGCAAAAGCTTTTGCAGAGAAAATTAAGGAACTCGGTGTAAAGCCGGATGTGATTGCCGGTTGTGCAACTGCGGGTATTCCACATGCTGCTTGGCTTGCAGAAGAACTTGATCTTCCAATGGTTTATGTGCGCAGTAAGCCAAAAGCACATGGAAAAGGCAATCAGATTGAAGGTGCAGTTTCTGCGGGTCAAAAAGCGATTGTAATTGAGGATCTCATTTCTACAGGTGGTTCCAGCATTGAATCTGCTAAAGCACTTCAGGCAGAGGGCGTGGAGGTCATTCAAGTTATGGCGATCTTTACATACGGTCTAGACAAAGCGAAGAACAATTTCGCTGAAGCAGGTCTAGATTACTCCACAATCTCAGGATTTGACCAGCTGATCGACCTGCTTGTAGATGAGGGAGAGATTACGACAGCTGATAAGGAAAAGCTTCTTGACTGGCGCAGTCAATTGTAA
- the coaBC gene encoding bifunctional phosphopantothenoylcysteine decarboxylase/phosphopantothenate--cysteine ligase CoaBC — MIGKKILLGVSGGIAAYKACTIASRLVQAGAEVRVIMTGGALKFLTPQAFLALTGKPVHTDTFEEPDPSQIAHIELADWADLVLVAPATANTIGKLANGIADDMLSTTLLATKAPIFIAPAMNDNMYANSAVQRNMRVLADMGMQLLEPGAGYLACGHVGKGRLAEPEEIVEDLRVYLSREKDFAGLKVLISAGPTREVIDPVRFFTNHSTGKMGFALAEAAAERGASVTLVAGPVSLTANHPNITRVDVTTAEEMYEAIHSHFKQSDLVIKSAAVADYRPKIRSNEKMKKQPGNLTIEMERTRDILKSLGEAKQNQFLVGFAAETSNALAYGREKLQKKNLDAIVINNVAEPGAGFGHDTNIATFISKELGEKNLPLSSKKMMAHDILNLIKRELPGDTK; from the coding sequence ATGATAGGCAAAAAGATTCTTCTCGGGGTATCAGGCGGAATTGCAGCATATAAAGCTTGCACCATTGCCAGCCGGCTTGTTCAGGCAGGGGCTGAGGTTCGTGTTATTATGACAGGCGGCGCACTGAAGTTCCTTACTCCTCAAGCTTTTCTGGCTCTAACCGGTAAGCCAGTACATACGGATACATTTGAAGAGCCTGACCCATCCCAAATTGCTCATATTGAACTCGCTGATTGGGCTGACCTAGTTCTCGTTGCTCCGGCAACTGCCAATACGATTGGCAAGCTTGCAAATGGCATTGCTGATGATATGCTGTCGACTACTCTGCTTGCAACAAAAGCACCAATTTTTATAGCGCCAGCTATGAATGATAATATGTACGCCAACTCTGCTGTACAACGTAACATGCGTGTTCTTGCTGATATGGGCATGCAGCTTTTAGAGCCTGGTGCTGGGTATCTTGCTTGTGGACATGTTGGAAAAGGCCGCTTGGCAGAGCCGGAAGAGATTGTTGAGGATTTGCGTGTATATCTTTCCAGAGAAAAAGATTTTGCAGGACTTAAAGTTCTTATCTCTGCCGGTCCCACAAGGGAAGTAATTGATCCAGTGCGCTTTTTTACGAATCATTCAACCGGGAAAATGGGCTTCGCACTTGCGGAGGCAGCTGCTGAAAGAGGTGCCAGTGTGACATTGGTCGCTGGTCCAGTATCACTCACAGCAAACCATCCGAACATTACGAGAGTCGACGTGACTACGGCTGAAGAAATGTACGAGGCAATACATTCTCATTTTAAACAATCTGACCTCGTTATCAAGTCGGCCGCTGTCGCCGACTACCGTCCGAAAATCCGATCGAATGAGAAAATGAAAAAACAGCCTGGTAATCTTACTATTGAGATGGAAAGAACTAGAGATATACTCAAGTCACTTGGAGAGGCAAAACAAAATCAGTTTCTGGTCGGTTTTGCTGCAGAGACATCCAATGCTCTAGCATACGGACGTGAAAAACTTCAAAAGAAAAATCTGGACGCTATTGTTATCAACAATGTTGCTGAGCCGGGAGCTGGGTTTGGACATGATACGAATATAGCTACTTTTATAAGTAAAGAATTGGGAGAAAAGAATCTCCCGCTATCCAGCAAAAAAATGATGGCTCATGACATTCTCAATCTGATTAAGCGCGAATTGCCAGGTGATACAAAGTGA
- the pyrF gene encoding orotidine-5'-phosphate decarboxylase encodes MDHHNMYLALDLPNWEEAGKFLDDNKLHGVPVKVGMEMFYREGISVIEKLKENNHPIFLDLKLHDIPTTVMRAMKNLARLDVDMVTIHALGGGEMIAGAKEGLIAGSRSGKETKLVAVTLLTSMDQNALNNEVGIQGEMTEQVIRLASVAKDNGADGVVCSVHEAKQVKDQCGPEFLTVTPGIRLVKSQQDDQKRVATPKFARENGSDIIVIGRSITQAENPVRAYQQALGGWHDGK; translated from the coding sequence ATGGACCATCATAATATGTATCTCGCACTTGATCTGCCTAACTGGGAAGAGGCAGGAAAGTTTTTGGATGATAATAAACTTCACGGTGTGCCTGTAAAAGTAGGCATGGAAATGTTTTACCGAGAAGGCATTTCAGTAATTGAAAAACTTAAGGAAAACAATCACCCGATTTTCCTTGATTTAAAATTGCATGATATCCCTACAACGGTTATGCGTGCAATGAAAAATCTAGCGCGTCTTGATGTTGATATGGTGACAATCCATGCACTTGGCGGTGGGGAAATGATCGCAGGGGCGAAAGAAGGTCTGATTGCAGGATCAAGATCAGGAAAAGAAACAAAGCTTGTCGCTGTGACACTTCTTACGTCAATGGATCAAAATGCACTTAACAATGAAGTTGGTATTCAGGGAGAAATGACTGAACAGGTCATCCGTCTGGCTTCAGTTGCAAAAGACAATGGAGCAGACGGTGTTGTATGCTCTGTTCATGAAGCAAAGCAAGTTAAGGATCAGTGTGGCCCTGAGTTTCTCACAGTTACTCCAGGAATCCGTCTTGTAAAATCGCAGCAAGATGATCAAAAGCGTGTCGCAACACCGAAATTTGCCAGGGAAAACGGTTCAGACATCATAGTTATCGGCAGAAGCATTACCCAGGCAGAGAACCCGGTTCGTGCCTATCAGCAAGCGTTGGGAGGATGGCATGATGGCAAGTAA
- the gmk gene encoding guanylate kinase — protein sequence MIEQKGILFILSGPSGVGKGTVREHLFKQKTDLQYSISMTTRDKREGEVDGVDYFYKSREEFETLIEQDELLEYAKYVDNYYGTPRKYVEETLASGKDVFLEIEVQGAMQVKKRFPQGVFIFLFPPSLDELKNRILGRGTESEELVLNRLREARNEIEMMHAYDYVVVNDEVQRAVDKVQAIIASEHCRRERIEADYKKILEAEL from the coding sequence TTGATCGAACAAAAAGGTATATTGTTCATCCTCTCCGGCCCATCAGGTGTCGGTAAAGGAACAGTAAGGGAACACTTGTTCAAACAAAAGACAGATTTGCAGTATTCAATCTCCATGACGACCCGTGATAAACGGGAAGGCGAGGTGGATGGTGTTGACTACTTCTACAAAAGCCGTGAAGAGTTTGAAACATTGATTGAGCAGGACGAGTTGCTTGAGTATGCCAAATATGTAGACAACTATTATGGCACTCCAAGGAAATATGTTGAGGAGACATTGGCATCTGGTAAGGATGTCTTTTTGGAGATTGAGGTACAAGGAGCCATGCAAGTGAAGAAGCGCTTCCCGCAAGGCGTCTTCATCTTCCTGTTCCCGCCTAGCCTTGATGAACTGAAAAACCGCATTCTAGGTCGGGGTACAGAATCAGAAGAGCTTGTTCTCAATCGACTGAGAGAAGCACGCAATGAAATTGAAATGATGCATGCTTACGATTATGTTGTTGTGAATGATGAAGTCCAGCGTGCTGTCGACAAAGTACAAGCAATCATTGCCAGTGAACATTGCCGACGCGAGCGGATTGAAGCAGATTATAAGAAAATATTGGAGGCTGAACTATAA
- the remA gene encoding extracellular matrix/biofilm regulator RemA, with product MGLQLINIGFGNVVSANRIISIVSPESAPIKRIITVARENNKLVDATYGRRTRAVIITDCDYVVLSAVQPETVGQRVLSYEEDEE from the coding sequence ATGGGATTGCAACTGATTAATATTGGTTTCGGCAATGTCGTTTCTGCCAATCGGATCATTTCGATTGTTTCGCCGGAATCTGCACCGATCAAACGTATTATTACTGTGGCAAGAGAGAATAATAAACTGGTAGATGCTACATATGGGAGACGGACGAGAGCAGTCATTATTACAGATTGTGATTATGTTGTCCTTTCCGCTGTTCAACCGGAGACCGTTGGACAGCGCGTTCTGAGCTATGAAGAGGACGAAGAGTAA